Proteins encoded together in one Quercus lobata isolate SW786 chromosome 3, ValleyOak3.0 Primary Assembly, whole genome shotgun sequence window:
- the LOC115980228 gene encoding uncharacterized protein LOC115980228, which produces MTCKWFVYHCSLCKFDLDIKCAFLPPTIESQIHDHPLTLFGKSISFICDCCGKDGNSMPYLCGRNCGFWVHHNCASLPRMVKHIRHKHPLNFINSLKADDSKQRFCRLCVQMVDTNHGVYYCSRCDYVAHLDCATIKKDMDETFMRKLKGKDPIESIIIMLEYEDSSLDEFTKELSYIVKRTEGEDKIEMAVEIKHFNHEHDLKLIKELENYEICDGCIRPIFFPPFYSCAQCNFFLHKSCVELPTKTQHPLHQHPLVLWLRRPKLSMCDACLCLSNGFTYVCDACNFSLDVSCSLIYETLKHDGHKHPLILSSSTSTGKCSACNSKGEIFRCSRCEFILNFKCATLPLTVKYEQHEHLFTLCYTVEDDSGEYYCDICEEERDAKNWFYYCADCDYPAHPHCIFGYAKNDEEDFRNIKFGVTCTYSFHQHPLTLVRETKDQLLCDECSKPCDALVYECTSCNFNIHQNCFARWENDIIDFRP; this is translated from the coding sequence ATGACTTGCAAATGGTTTGTTTACCATTGTTCCCTTTGCAAATTTGACCTTGACATCAAATGTGCTTTTCTACCGCCCACCATTGAAAGTCAAATTCATGACCACCCATTAACCCTCTTTGGGAAGTCGATCTCCTTCATTTGCGATTGTTGTGGTAAAGATGGCAACAGCATGCCCTACCTATGTGGCAGAAACTGTGGATTTTGGGTCCACCACAATTGTGCTTCCTTGCCACGCATGGTCAAACATATACGGCATAAGCACCCTCTCAACTTCATCAACTCTCTTAAGGCTGACGATTCCAAGCAAAGATTTTGTCGTCTTTGTGTTCAAATGGTGGACACAAACCACGGGGTTTATTATTGTTCGAGATGCGATTATGTTGCCCACCTTGATTGTGCTACGATCAAGAAAGACATGGATGAAACATTTATGCGGAAATTGAAAGGTAAGGATCCTATTGAGTCAATTATAATTATGTTGGAATACGAAGATTCAAGTCTTGATGAATTTACCAAAGAATTGTCTTATATTGTTAAAAGAACCGAGGGAGAGGACAAAATTGAAATGGCCGTAGAAATCAAACATTTCAATCATGAGCATGACTTAAAACTTATTAAAGAGCTTGAGAACTATGAAATATGTGACGGGTGTATACGGCCTATATTTTTCCCACCATTTTATAGTTGTGCTCAATGTAACTTCTTTCTTCACAAATCTTGTGTAGAATTACCTACTAAAACACAACACCCACTTCACCAGCACCCACTCGTCTTATGGCTAAGGAGACCAAAGCTCAGTATGTGTGATGCTTGTTTATGTTTAAGTAATGGCTTTACCTATGTGTGCGATGCATGCAATTTTTCACTTGATGTCTCATGTAGTTTGATATATGAGACGCTTAAACATGATGGTCACAAGCATCCCCTTATCCTTTCTAGCTCAACATCTACAGGAAAGTGCAGTGCTTGTAATTCTAAGGGTGAAATCTTTCGCTGTAGTAGATGTGAATTTatcctaaattttaaatgtgCTACATTACCACTCACTGTGAAGTATGAACAACACGAACACCTCTTTACCCTATGTTATACTGTTGAAGATGACTCGGGTGAATATTATTGTGATATTTGTGAAGAAGAACGAGATGCAAAGAATTGGTTTTACTATTGTGCAGATTGCGATTATCCTGCTCATCCCCATTGTATTTTTGGATATgccaaaaatgatgaagaagacTTTCGAAATATCAAGTTTGGGGTCACTTGCACATATTCCTTCCATCAGCATCCCCTCACTCTTGTTCGTGAGACTAAGGACCAACTTCTATGTGATGAATGTAGTAAACCTTGTGATGCATTGGTTTATGAATGCACCTCATGTAACTTCAATATTCACCAGAATTGTTTTGCAAGGTGGGAGAATGATATAATTGACTTTCGCCCTTAA